A region from the uncultured Draconibacterium sp. genome encodes:
- a CDS encoding type IX secretion system membrane protein PorP/SprF, which translates to MFVLLISLKCGAQQDPIFTSYMYNGQIINPAYAGIWEKIGFTTLVRKQWAGINRSPLTEYISFHSPMRNEAVGVGLNIMNDKFGLEQRLTVLGDYAYEVYLSRRTRMRMGVKFGFTNYKNPLTEYQLYPDDKYDRAFDEDVDLKFLPNFGFGIFIYQDHFYAGFSIPKIVENDLKENFHNYETSAEVRTIYLNGGYVIPLDPFNYFVFKPTLLVKATWGTPLQIDAAANFMIRETLWLGVMYRNGGAVCFTANWMFSNKFRVGFAMDVTYNDIYPYQNGTFEFTFGFDMDFFGRRYLRARYF; encoded by the coding sequence ATATTTGTCTTGCTAATATCGCTTAAGTGTGGTGCACAACAAGACCCTATTTTTACCTCATATATGTATAACGGCCAGATCATTAATCCGGCGTATGCAGGTATTTGGGAAAAGATCGGGTTCACCACGTTAGTAAGAAAACAGTGGGCTGGGATTAACCGCTCTCCTCTGACTGAATACATTTCATTTCATTCTCCCATGCGAAACGAAGCCGTTGGTGTTGGTCTCAACATTATGAACGACAAGTTTGGTTTGGAACAACGCCTTACCGTTTTAGGCGATTATGCCTACGAAGTTTACCTCTCGCGCCGAACACGAATGCGAATGGGTGTAAAATTTGGCTTTACCAACTACAAAAATCCGCTTACCGAATACCAGCTGTACCCCGACGATAAGTACGACAGAGCTTTTGATGAAGATGTAGATTTAAAATTTCTGCCCAATTTTGGCTTTGGCATTTTTATTTACCAGGATCATTTTTATGCCGGATTTTCCATTCCGAAGATTGTGGAGAACGACCTGAAAGAGAATTTCCATAATTATGAAACCAGTGCCGAGGTGCGTACTATCTATTTAAATGGCGGCTATGTCATTCCGCTCGATCCTTTTAATTATTTTGTATTTAAGCCTACTTTGCTGGTAAAGGCTACCTGGGGGACTCCTCTTCAAATTGATGCTGCAGCCAATTTTATGATCAGGGAAACTTTATGGTTAGGAGTAATGTACAGGAATGGCGGTGCTGTGTGTTTCACTGCCAACTGGATGTTTAGTAATAAATTCAGGGTAGGCTTTGCTATGGATGTAACTTACAACGATATATACCCTTATCAGAACGGTACTTTTGAATTTACCTTTGGTTTTGATATGGACTTTTTTGGACGAAGGTATCTGAGGGCCAGGTACTTTTAA
- a CDS encoding DUF3810 domain-containing protein, with product MKYKLKTIFAAMAGKTNRYRWLILPGIALGFFLLTQILRHQPIFIEKYYSNGIYPVLALVLSQFSSLFPFSLADLLYLFLFLFPVVLLVLALLKKQKWKQAGKALVKLFSISYILFYLLWGFNYFRAPLQQRLGVIDRAPNSEEFVAFIHNYIIELNNLHCSFENFGKEESDKMIEESYQNLATVFNFKYPMGKRPDKKISFSRFYAKSGITGYFGPFFNEVHVNKLVLPVEYPYVLAHEKAHQLGVTSEAEANFYAWLVCTQSSSSQLQYSGKLFILFHLLRQAYGLETYEQLIETISPEVRADIKAIREHHAALRNERLDKAASKLNDAYLKSNNIKSGIKDYTGVVDHVMNFSLDSAFQQRCGLAPK from the coding sequence ATGAAATACAAACTGAAAACTATCTTTGCAGCAATGGCAGGAAAAACAAATCGTTACCGTTGGCTTATTTTACCGGGCATCGCCCTGGGATTTTTTCTGCTTACACAAATCCTACGGCACCAGCCCATATTTATCGAAAAATATTATAGCAATGGCATTTACCCCGTGCTTGCACTTGTTCTTTCTCAATTCTCTTCGCTTTTCCCTTTCTCGCTTGCCGATCTGCTTTACCTTTTTCTATTTTTATTTCCTGTTGTTTTGCTGGTTTTGGCGCTACTGAAAAAACAAAAATGGAAGCAAGCTGGAAAAGCCTTGGTAAAACTGTTTTCAATAAGCTACATCCTGTTTTACCTGTTGTGGGGTTTTAACTATTTCAGGGCACCATTGCAACAACGGCTTGGTGTTATTGACCGTGCCCCCAACAGCGAAGAATTTGTAGCTTTCATTCACAACTACATCATCGAATTAAACAACTTGCACTGTAGTTTTGAGAATTTTGGCAAAGAAGAAAGCGATAAAATGATTGAGGAGTCGTACCAAAACCTGGCAACAGTTTTCAACTTTAAGTACCCCATGGGGAAACGCCCGGATAAAAAAATAAGCTTTAGCCGCTTTTATGCAAAATCGGGAATAACCGGCTATTTTGGCCCTTTCTTTAATGAAGTTCATGTAAACAAATTGGTTTTACCTGTTGAATACCCCTATGTTTTGGCGCACGAAAAAGCCCACCAGCTGGGTGTTACCAGCGAGGCTGAAGCCAATTTTTATGCCTGGCTGGTGTGTACGCAAAGTTCTTCTTCTCAGCTTCAATATTCCGGCAAATTATTTATTCTGTTTCATTTGTTGCGACAGGCGTATGGTTTGGAAACCTACGAGCAATTAATTGAAACCATTTCGCCCGAAGTTAGGGCCGACATTAAAGCTATTCGGGAACACCACGCTGCCTTACGTAACGAAAGGCTGGACAAAGCAGCATCGAAACTGAATGATGCCTACCTGAAAAGCAACAATATAAAATCGGGGATAAAAGATTATACCGGCGTGGTAGATCATGTTATGAACTTTTCGTTAGATTCAGCTTTTCAGCAGCGTTGCGGGCTTGCTCCCAAATAA
- a CDS encoding fatty acid desaturase: protein MNKNESFRDYSLVGKETPIAIKNGLADAKWYQSPVPKAKMKELLVRKNGPALRDTFLWFALIIGSGILVYLWWGSWLVIFPYVVYSVLYASTSDSRWHESSHGTAFKSDWMNTVLYEISSFMVFRQSNVWRWSHARHHSDTIIRGRDPEIAVKRPPKTMQFIKTFLGVGAAIPEFKRMLFHASGRIDPEVASYVPESEHKAVIRVSRVYLFIFAVVILLSLITQSILPLMYVGLPTFFGTWLMPVYGLTQHAGLQENVLDHRLNCRTVYMNRIHRFLYWNMNYHVEHHMFPLVPYHALPELHKTIKDDCPPPYKSIYDAFKEIIPAVRKQMKDTGYYVERILPEGAGTLESTAKVAEKTIKARLENGKVLVCKSGELQKGETLRFDYNQHTFALYRTNFDNFYATEGICSHGNAHLAEGMVIGEQIECAKHNGRFNLSDGSPGRMPVCEGIKTFKVEQVNGFLALDNEEIAGKLDQEQLLRCKVVQNKNVTPFIKELVLQPFDKNFSFLPGQYMQLKVPPHQTSFSQFHIQEPHLHIWQNQQLSDGWSTNEHYTTRNYSLANKPSATENLKFNVRLAVSPKPKEISAGAGSSYVFALQAGDEVELAGAFGSFLIKNTEKEMVYIGGGAGMAPIRSHIAHLFETLKTKRKVSFWYGARSESDLFYTNYFEELENRHSNFSFCAALSDPGTASKWQGERGLIHDVAFRQRLKNHSDLLAVEFYLCGPPPMVAAAKNMLLGLGVDSANIASDEF from the coding sequence ATGAACAAGAACGAGAGCTTCAGAGACTACAGTTTGGTAGGAAAAGAAACCCCCATTGCCATAAAAAACGGATTGGCTGATGCCAAATGGTATCAATCACCGGTACCGAAGGCAAAAATGAAAGAATTGTTGGTGCGTAAAAACGGACCGGCGCTTCGCGATACTTTTCTGTGGTTTGCACTCATCATCGGCTCGGGTATTCTGGTGTACTTGTGGTGGGGCAGTTGGTTGGTCATTTTTCCCTATGTTGTTTACAGTGTTTTATATGCTTCAACCTCCGATTCAAGGTGGCACGAATCCAGCCACGGCACTGCTTTTAAAAGCGATTGGATGAATACGGTTTTGTACGAAATTTCGTCGTTTATGGTGTTCCGGCAATCGAATGTATGGCGTTGGAGCCATGCACGTCATCACAGCGATACCATTATTCGTGGTCGCGATCCGGAGATTGCAGTAAAACGTCCACCCAAAACCATGCAGTTTATTAAAACCTTTTTGGGAGTAGGTGCGGCAATCCCCGAATTTAAGCGCATGCTGTTTCATGCCTCGGGGCGTATTGATCCGGAAGTGGCCAGCTATGTGCCCGAGTCGGAACACAAGGCGGTAATTCGCGTTTCACGTGTTTACCTCTTTATTTTTGCTGTTGTAATACTTCTGAGCTTGATAACACAAAGTATTTTGCCACTAATGTACGTGGGCTTGCCAACGTTTTTTGGGACCTGGCTGATGCCGGTTTACGGATTAACCCAACACGCCGGTTTGCAGGAAAACGTATTGGATCACCGGTTAAATTGCCGTACCGTATACATGAATCGCATCCATCGTTTTTTGTATTGGAACATGAACTATCATGTAGAACACCACATGTTTCCGCTGGTGCCTTACCATGCTTTACCCGAGTTGCATAAAACAATAAAAGATGATTGCCCACCGCCGTATAAAAGCATTTATGATGCTTTTAAAGAAATTATTCCGGCTGTTCGCAAGCAAATGAAAGACACCGGTTATTATGTTGAGCGCATACTGCCTGAAGGGGCAGGAACACTGGAAAGCACAGCTAAAGTGGCTGAAAAGACAATTAAAGCCCGTTTAGAAAATGGCAAAGTTTTGGTATGCAAAAGCGGGGAGTTACAAAAAGGTGAAACGTTGCGCTTTGATTACAACCAACATACTTTTGCTTTGTACCGCACCAATTTCGATAACTTTTATGCTACCGAAGGTATTTGCTCGCATGGCAATGCCCACCTTGCCGAGGGGATGGTAATTGGTGAGCAAATTGAATGTGCAAAACACAACGGACGCTTTAACCTCAGCGACGGGTCGCCGGGAAGAATGCCGGTTTGCGAGGGTATAAAAACCTTTAAAGTTGAGCAGGTAAACGGTTTCCTGGCGCTGGATAATGAAGAAATTGCCGGCAAGTTAGATCAAGAGCAGCTTTTGCGTTGTAAAGTAGTTCAAAATAAAAATGTTACCCCTTTCATAAAAGAGCTGGTATTGCAACCTTTTGATAAGAACTTTAGCTTTTTGCCGGGGCAATACATGCAGTTAAAGGTGCCGCCTCACCAAACTTCTTTCTCACAGTTCCACATTCAGGAACCCCATTTGCACATCTGGCAGAATCAGCAACTTTCTGATGGCTGGAGTACAAATGAACACTATACCACGCGAAACTATTCCCTGGCCAATAAACCATCGGCTACCGAAAATTTAAAATTTAATGTGCGCCTGGCCGTATCACCAAAACCAAAGGAAATTAGTGCCGGAGCCGGTTCGTCGTATGTGTTTGCCTTGCAAGCTGGCGATGAAGTGGAACTGGCCGGAGCGTTTGGATCGTTCCTGATTAAAAACACCGAAAAAGAAATGGTGTACATTGGTGGCGGTGCAGGAATGGCACCCATTCGATCGCACATTGCGCATTTGTTTGAAACACTTAAAACCAAACGAAAAGTAAGCTTTTGGTATGGGGCACGAAGCGAAAGCGATTTGTTTTACACCAACTATTTTGAAGAGCTTGAAAACAGGCACTCCAATTTTTCGTTCTGTGCAGCTTTGTCCGATCCCGGAACAGCAAGCAAGTGGCAGGGAGAACGAGGGTTAATTCATGATGTGGCTTTCCGCCAGCGTTTAAAAAACCATTCGGATTTGTTGGCCGTTGAATTTTACCTTTGCGGGCCACCCCCAATGGTAGCCGCAGCAAAAAATATGCTGCTGGGCCTTGGAGTTGACAGTGCCAACATTGCTTCTGATGAATTCTAA
- the rlmN gene encoding 23S rRNA (adenine(2503)-C(2))-methyltransferase RlmN, whose amino-acid sequence MKQHLFGKTLTELQEIVVELGLPKFTAKQITDWLYKKQISSVNEMTNLSLKARDLLNEHFELGLTAYTKVQVSVDGTRKYLFPTIQNKFIETAMIPERERKTVCVSSQVGCKMGCLFCFTAKQGFQGQLSAGEILNQLKSIDEVNEVTNIVYMGMGEPFDNLDEVLKSLEILSAEWGFAMSPRRITVSTIGIIPGMLTFLEKSEAHLAVSLHTPFNEERRKIMPVQVAYPIDEVVEEIKSWDFGRQRRVSFEYILFEGLNDSPAHVNELARLLRGLKCRINLIRFHPVPGTPLKSPGEKTIQQFKDALNNKGILTTVRASRGEDIYAACGLLSTKELVK is encoded by the coding sequence ATGAAGCAGCATTTATTCGGAAAAACATTAACAGAATTGCAGGAGATTGTGGTGGAGCTGGGTTTGCCCAAATTTACGGCCAAACAAATTACCGACTGGCTGTACAAAAAGCAAATCTCATCTGTAAACGAAATGACCAACTTATCGTTAAAAGCGCGCGATTTGCTTAACGAACACTTTGAGCTGGGCCTCACCGCCTACACAAAAGTACAGGTGAGCGTTGATGGAACACGAAAGTACCTGTTTCCAACTATACAAAATAAATTTATTGAAACCGCCATGATTCCGGAGCGCGAGCGAAAAACCGTTTGTGTAAGTTCGCAGGTGGGTTGCAAAATGGGTTGCCTGTTTTGTTTTACGGCCAAGCAGGGTTTTCAGGGGCAGCTTTCGGCCGGAGAAATTCTGAACCAGCTGAAAAGTATTGATGAGGTAAACGAAGTTACCAACATTGTGTACATGGGCATGGGGGAGCCTTTTGATAACCTTGATGAGGTACTGAAAAGCCTCGAGATTCTTAGCGCCGAATGGGGATTTGCCATGAGTCCGCGCCGAATTACAGTTTCAACCATTGGAATTATTCCCGGTATGCTAACCTTTCTGGAAAAAAGTGAAGCCCACCTGGCTGTGAGTTTGCACACGCCCTTTAACGAAGAGCGCCGTAAAATTATGCCGGTACAGGTGGCTTATCCGATTGATGAAGTGGTGGAAGAAATTAAAAGCTGGGACTTTGGCCGCCAGCGCCGCGTGTCGTTCGAGTACATTTTGTTTGAAGGGTTAAACGATAGCCCTGCGCATGTTAACGAACTGGCCCGACTGTTGCGCGGTTTAAAATGCAGGATAAATCTCATTCGCTTTCACCCCGTTCCGGGAACCCCCTTGAAAAGTCCGGGAGAAAAAACGATTCAGCAGTTTAAAGACGCCCTGAACAACAAGGGAATTTTAACCACCGTACGTGCCTCGCGTGGCGAAGATATTTATGCGGCCTGCGGCCTGCTGTCAACCAAAGAACTGGTGAAATAG
- a CDS encoding MBL fold metallo-hydrolase, translated as MKLTPISAGHFHCDGGALFGAIPKVLWNKAYPCNNDNFTQLTLRCLLVELDERKILIEAGIGNHYPEKHLKNNGVTSVTALEKSLQEKGFLPEDITDVFFTHLHWDHCTGAVKNTGKKLELVFPNATLWSSKKQWEHAKISNPREKAAYHREVLDFMMDTGKLQLIDTEGEFAPGFEIRMFDGHTPGQMLPLLHTEKHSFVYTSDLITTAANVPQLWISAYDLDPVKVMEEKGRFLQEAAEKNYVLLFEHDYYTECATVQQTEKGVLLKEKLELAALI; from the coding sequence ATGAAACTCACACCCATATCTGCCGGTCATTTTCATTGCGATGGAGGAGCTTTGTTTGGAGCCATTCCGAAAGTATTATGGAATAAAGCATACCCGTGCAACAACGATAATTTTACCCAATTAACCCTGCGCTGCTTGCTGGTTGAGCTGGACGAAAGAAAAATTCTGATTGAAGCAGGAATTGGCAATCATTACCCGGAAAAACACCTTAAAAACAATGGAGTAACTTCGGTAACGGCACTGGAAAAATCACTACAGGAAAAAGGCTTTTTACCCGAGGATATCACGGATGTATTTTTTACCCACCTGCACTGGGACCATTGCACCGGAGCTGTTAAAAACACCGGTAAAAAACTGGAATTGGTATTTCCCAATGCCACACTCTGGAGCAGCAAAAAACAATGGGAACACGCCAAAATTTCAAATCCACGCGAAAAAGCTGCCTACCATCGCGAGGTGCTCGATTTTATGATGGACACGGGGAAACTGCAGTTAATTGACACGGAAGGAGAGTTTGCTCCGGGTTTTGAAATAAGAATGTTTGACGGCCATACTCCCGGGCAAATGCTGCCACTTTTACACACCGAAAAACACAGCTTCGTTTACACTTCCGACCTGATTACAACAGCTGCCAATGTTCCGCAACTTTGGATTTCGGCCTACGATTTAGACCCCGTGAAGGTAATGGAAGAAAAAGGCCGGTTTTTACAAGAAGCTGCAGAAAAAAATTATGTGCTTCTTTTTGAACACGATTATTACACCGAATGTGCGACAGTGCAGCAAACCGAAAAAGGAGTGCTGCTAAAAGAGAAACTGGAACTGGCTGCCTTAATTTAA
- a CDS encoding dipeptidase, whose protein sequence is MIKAFTVLLAVGGLLAGFKGFGEGQDGKAEAIHRRAITVDTHCDTPMALVRGNLDVGKKNEAPGSRVDFPRMKEGGLDAIFFAAFTGQRPRTAENTQEAYTLANKMIEKTYEVCAQYSELAEVATAPEDVFRLEKEGKRAIYIGMENGFPIGTELERVEEFYNKGVRYITLCHSSNNDICDSSTDIKGSEHNGLSTFGKQVVKEMNRLGMLVDVSHISDKAFFDVVELSEVPVFASHSSVRAIAHHNRNMTDEMIKALAKNGGVIQICLLDDYVKDPDTTTVRYQKEQDLREIFSSQWSSMSEDEKEVVRKKWRGLDDLYPKQLPTVADYVDHIDYVKKLVGVDYVGIGSDFDGGGGLADCADVSEMPNITAEMVKRGYTEEEIAKVWGENFFRVFTEAVKATANN, encoded by the coding sequence ATGATTAAGGCATTTACCGTTTTGTTGGCAGTTGGGGGACTGTTGGCAGGATTTAAGGGATTTGGAGAAGGACAGGATGGAAAAGCCGAAGCCATTCACCGGCGGGCGATAACCGTTGATACGCATTGCGATACACCTATGGCCCTGGTACGGGGAAACCTGGATGTGGGGAAAAAGAATGAGGCACCCGGCAGTCGTGTTGATTTTCCTCGAATGAAAGAGGGAGGACTGGATGCCATTTTTTTTGCGGCATTTACAGGTCAGCGTCCCAGAACAGCCGAAAACACGCAGGAAGCCTATACTCTGGCCAACAAAATGATTGAAAAAACCTACGAAGTTTGTGCCCAATACAGCGAGCTGGCCGAGGTGGCAACGGCTCCTGAAGACGTGTTTCGGCTGGAGAAAGAAGGCAAACGGGCCATTTATATCGGCATGGAAAATGGTTTCCCGATTGGCACCGAATTAGAGCGGGTAGAAGAGTTTTACAATAAGGGCGTTCGGTATATCACACTTTGTCATTCGTCGAATAACGATATCTGCGACTCGTCAACCGATATAAAAGGGTCTGAACATAACGGATTAAGTACTTTTGGTAAACAGGTAGTAAAAGAAATGAATCGCCTGGGCATGCTCGTTGATGTGTCGCATATTTCGGATAAAGCATTTTTTGATGTTGTTGAACTCAGCGAAGTTCCGGTTTTTGCCTCACATTCCAGTGTACGTGCTATTGCACACCACAACCGTAACATGACCGACGAAATGATTAAAGCCCTGGCAAAAAATGGCGGCGTAATTCAAATTTGTTTGTTGGATGATTACGTAAAAGACCCGGATACAACTACAGTACGCTACCAAAAAGAACAGGATCTGCGCGAAATATTTTCAAGCCAATGGAGTAGCATGTCGGAAGATGAAAAGGAAGTAGTACGAAAGAAATGGAGAGGACTGGATGATTTATACCCCAAACAACTGCCTACTGTTGCCGATTATGTCGACCATATTGATTACGTTAAAAAACTTGTGGGTGTTGATTATGTGGGCATTGGCTCCGATTTTGATGGTGGCGGCGGATTGGCCGATTGTGCCGATGTAAGTGAAATGCCTAATATTACCGCCGAAATGGTAAAACGTGGCTATACTGAAGAAGAGATAGCTAAAGTTTGGGGAGAAAACTTCTTCAGGGTATTTACAGAAGCCGTTAAAGCAACGGCAAACAACTAA
- a CDS encoding ASKHA domain-containing protein yields MNKKVSISLQPLGKTIEVIKDTPLIDVLHEFGVEFPCGGKGTCGACKIKILKGDLAIDRVEKERLQKLKLGPEWRLACFCSANTNLTLEITQFENIILADNSAFEFSPEEGYGIAVDLGTTTLVAQLVDLSNGHIINSVSDVNPQVKYGGDLIARIQACLDGKQQEMQKLIRVKIAKMIAQLEKNHPVEFAKIELVGNTAMHHIFCGLDVQPLSFFPFESPVLGVQTFTAEDLDWQLPGSPEIRFNASIGSFVGSDILAGIAATKMAEKEAYSLLIDLGTNGEIVLGNKKQIICASTAAGPAFEGAKINQGMRATTGAVSSLKFKDGKIEAHVIGNVEAKGICGSGLIDAMAILLEEQKIGLFGEINSGEEAIELTPGVQLQQSDIREFQLAKAAIAAGVQILLNTLKISKSDVEKVFIAGGFGNFLNLKNVIRTGLLECEEAKITKLGNTALIGAKMFLFRDENYTQEILSKTSHINLEGDGTFQDIYIEKMMLL; encoded by the coding sequence ATGAACAAAAAGGTAAGTATTTCGCTGCAACCACTTGGCAAAACAATTGAAGTAATAAAAGACACACCGCTGATTGATGTACTGCATGAGTTTGGCGTAGAATTTCCGTGTGGCGGCAAAGGAACCTGTGGCGCCTGTAAAATAAAAATTCTTAAAGGTGATTTAGCTATTGATCGGGTTGAAAAAGAGCGGCTGCAAAAATTGAAACTTGGCCCCGAATGGCGGCTGGCATGTTTTTGCAGTGCAAATACCAACCTCACCCTGGAAATTACCCAGTTTGAAAATATTATTCTGGCCGACAACAGCGCCTTTGAGTTTAGCCCGGAAGAAGGTTATGGAATTGCTGTTGATTTGGGCACCACCACACTGGTAGCCCAGCTGGTAGACTTAAGCAACGGGCACATTATCAATTCAGTTTCTGACGTAAATCCGCAGGTAAAATACGGTGGAGATTTAATTGCCCGTATCCAGGCCTGCCTTGATGGGAAACAGCAAGAAATGCAAAAGCTGATACGGGTAAAAATTGCGAAAATGATTGCCCAGCTGGAAAAAAACCATCCGGTAGAATTTGCAAAAATTGAGTTGGTTGGAAATACGGCCATGCATCATATTTTCTGCGGACTGGATGTGCAACCGCTTTCTTTTTTCCCTTTTGAATCGCCGGTGCTCGGCGTTCAGACTTTTACAGCAGAAGACCTGGACTGGCAACTTCCCGGTAGTCCGGAAATACGCTTTAATGCCTCTATCGGAAGCTTTGTAGGCAGCGATATTCTGGCCGGAATTGCCGCCACAAAAATGGCAGAAAAAGAAGCCTACTCCCTGCTTATCGACCTGGGCACCAACGGCGAAATTGTGTTGGGCAACAAAAAGCAGATAATTTGTGCATCAACCGCAGCCGGACCGGCTTTTGAGGGAGCAAAAATTAACCAGGGCATGCGGGCAACCACAGGGGCTGTTTCGTCGCTTAAGTTTAAAGACGGAAAAATCGAGGCTCATGTGATTGGCAATGTGGAAGCCAAAGGAATTTGTGGCAGTGGATTAATTGATGCAATGGCGATTTTACTTGAGGAGCAAAAAATTGGTTTGTTTGGCGAAATTAACTCGGGCGAAGAAGCCATTGAGCTTACTCCGGGAGTTCAGCTTCAGCAATCCGATATTCGCGAATTTCAGTTGGCAAAAGCCGCCATTGCCGCCGGTGTGCAAATATTGTTAAACACCTTAAAAATTAGCAAGAGCGATGTGGAAAAAGTGTTTATTGCCGGAGGGTTTGGCAATTTCCTGAATCTTAAAAATGTGATCCGGACCGGCTTGCTCGAATGCGAAGAAGCGAAAATTACAAAACTGGGTAACACCGCATTAATCGGAGCCAAAATGTTTCTATTTCGAGATGAAAATTATACGCAGGAAATCCTGTCAAAAACAAGCCATATTAACCTGGAAGGCGATGGCACTTTTCAGGATATTTACATTGAAAAAATGATGTTGCTGTAA
- a CDS encoding amidase — translation MKRRSFFKTTALGSSVIAVSGLSACQTSDIPQEEINLTDFDLNETSVLELQQKMEAGELSAETICKKYLDRIKLVDSHLKAVIELNPDALDIAKKLDEERKSGKIRGPLHGIPVMIKDNIDTGDKMQTTAGSLALEGNVAEKDAFIIKKLRDAGAVLLGKTNLSEWANFRSTNSSSGWSGRGGQVRNPYCLDRSPCGSSSGTGAAVAANLCTIGIGTETNGSIVCPSGINGVVGIKPTLGMWSRQGIIPIAHSQDTAGPMARNVSDAALLLGALAEFDSNDAETHLVQGKIYKDYTPFLVADGLNGKRIGIASQLIPSHPSVKSLFIAAVQTMQKNGMELVEDLEFQHNRSWGQPSYEVLLYEFKADLNNYLQQHTSAPKKSLEELIEFNKTNAGREMPWFGQEIFEAAQAKGDLSSADYQKALEESKRFAGSEGIDALMDEHQLDALIAPTNGPSWVIDWVNGDSFTGGSSSPAAISGYPNITVPMGFVEGLPIGISFFGRAWSEPVLLEIAYAFEQLTKHRKAPDFKKSFL, via the coding sequence ATGAAACGTCGTTCTTTTTTTAAAACAACTGCACTCGGCAGCTCGGTAATAGCTGTTAGCGGATTGTCAGCCTGTCAAACCAGTGACATTCCACAAGAGGAAATTAACCTGACTGACTTTGATCTGAATGAAACATCGGTTTTGGAGTTGCAGCAAAAAATGGAAGCCGGAGAACTCTCGGCTGAAACGATTTGTAAAAAATACCTCGACCGCATTAAGCTGGTTGATTCGCATTTAAAAGCTGTAATTGAATTGAACCCGGATGCCCTTGATATTGCAAAAAAGCTGGATGAGGAACGGAAAAGTGGTAAAATACGTGGTCCTTTGCACGGCATTCCTGTAATGATTAAAGATAATATCGACACCGGCGATAAAATGCAAACTACAGCCGGGTCGCTGGCACTGGAAGGAAATGTGGCAGAAAAGGATGCATTTATTATTAAAAAACTACGCGATGCCGGAGCTGTTTTACTCGGAAAAACCAATCTGAGCGAATGGGCCAATTTCCGCTCAACCAATTCGTCGAGCGGGTGGAGCGGACGAGGCGGTCAGGTACGCAACCCGTATTGCCTCGATAGAAGCCCCTGTGGATCAAGCTCGGGAACCGGAGCAGCCGTTGCTGCCAACCTCTGCACCATTGGCATTGGCACCGAAACCAATGGCTCCATTGTTTGTCCTTCAGGAATTAACGGAGTTGTTGGCATAAAACCAACATTGGGCATGTGGAGCCGACAAGGAATTATACCCATTGCGCACAGCCAGGATACTGCCGGGCCAATGGCTCGCAATGTTTCTGATGCCGCGCTTTTATTGGGCGCTTTGGCCGAATTCGATTCAAACGATGCAGAAACTCATCTCGTACAAGGAAAGATTTACAAGGATTACACTCCCTTTCTTGTGGCCGATGGCTTAAACGGCAAACGCATAGGCATTGCTTCGCAATTAATTCCTTCGCACCCGTCAGTAAAAAGTTTGTTTATCGCTGCAGTGCAAACCATGCAAAAAAACGGAATGGAGCTGGTAGAAGATCTCGAATTTCAACATAACCGTAGCTGGGGGCAACCGTCGTACGAAGTGTTGCTATACGAATTTAAGGCCGATTTAAACAATTACTTGCAACAGCATACTTCTGCACCAAAAAAATCGCTCGAAGAACTGATTGAGTTTAATAAAACCAATGCCGGCAGGGAAATGCCGTGGTTTGGACAAGAGATTTTTGAAGCGGCACAGGCCAAAGGCGATTTAAGTAGTGCGGACTACCAAAAAGCCCTGGAAGAGTCGAAACGTTTTGCCGGAAGTGAAGGCATTGATGCCCTGATGGATGAACACCAGCTGGATGCCCTGATTGCGCCAACCAACGGCCCAAGCTGGGTTATCGACTGGGTAAACGGAGACAGTTTTACCGGTGGAAGCTCGTCGCCGGCAGCCATTTCTGGTTACCCGAATATTACCGTTCCTATGGGTTTTGTTGAAGGTTTACCCATTGGCATCTCGTTTTTTGGAAGGGCCTGGAGCGAACCGGTTTTGCTCGAAATTGCTTATGCCTTCGAACAACTGACAAAACACCGCAAAGCGCCCGATTTTAAAAAGTCGTTTTTGTAG